One genomic region from Cydia amplana chromosome Z, ilCydAmpl1.1, whole genome shotgun sequence encodes:
- the LOC134661377 gene encoding protein ECT2 isoform X4: MDELSKGMTQTGSAATTEEIEHNNGSPWPVVYVSESCLGCERVRAACERLGPVQQAPAPDALSQPPQTLSYFITKPFEGELFDAAHRAKYRVLGPTAVLQLAEREEPPPSNARPLYSLAMRGAVICFSGFRKKDELTYLITLIHYMGGSIRKDMSSKVTHLIAAAATGDKYRYASGFGLPVLARSWVDECWRRRDDPACLATHDTVIKEHKLKVFAGARVCFVGFPEDETQHMGDVLASNGGAACPLDDPDCTHVVMANGKTFGRSLILSPQPSTPNISSKPARASPNSQSTPKSSIYRRLSARLSGRRASGTPTKPGAESSDEAERRLQLARAPLRAGRDCPDSDTAAYSTRLDRVDPADSNSDTSPHMQNKENKHASQTIQGAVRLNAKDKREVFRNKSINKFNLVDCLTEAGSLHSSLTKSLCDLDCKEEPAFLLPISTGSNELQHSTTTISSGKKRSRNSTDSSFQVSPVDANLSPDKCEDSHWKSIKRLKIKDSFKFKNRPTIFKRTKKDSVSKTTGDITIEPVSPDSVKPTDPAGEFVASTSSPIREDDNTSICSINTSKQSGFFDISFASIRSSKTVKSASKLRRSVKSFTASFRSERKKKYEKRPERNTVEVSACDLVNYVSTPNKDIDDMNLDISPVQVDTIDSTDMTNHVKNDIDVDELDESVTFKTPQSVGLRAHRHSICGAPELRPASVSSHASSSSGPAPLPAPVSALAPFTCRPLRDQLPLASTPPIRDVRAISQCHGISLPVVDEHNTAVAPECWPRVHVVKAEWFWASVQNEEAQDERDYLFKDYLDEVSRRSSVGGVAGASGGADEVGGAAGSTPAHLQRQRKRKLRGGDAALQKRRSSLSDTVLSLSGNMLLDYTPSPDSKQLLEESEVPDNVVRKLMSPRQQVFMELLQTESNYVGILHTIVTMFKQPLEDMAEEDNSNGKMALLNNTELKIIFGNLPPIYELHQGMLEELRYTQAHWSEEVSIGRLMLKYTPDMVKAYPPFVNFFENTKEMLQQCDRENPRFHAFLKICQTKPECGRQSLQELLIRPVQRLPSIRLLLDDILKHTHKNNPDHGALVAALAGLREVMSHINEDKRKTEGQLQMFDIYNDIDQCPAHLVSSHRSFIARCEVVELSKELSGRGDHLVLFLFTDTMEVCKKRSKAFNSKSPTNGTSTMRLGSSKPYRHISLMPLSTVKRVVDIREAEDCHNVFALMCRSNQELKEKLYSFMITDDAVDKSHFLRQLCRQMANTVCKADADKFLATLESHQLDIDTSDLALSTLSKVTKFAARTRIKVGRALSFNKTPSKLKRAMSSMISPFGSQANLTPASQLAQMRLASCNNINEMGTSSGAGGGGSGGGEVLVAPLSVQPTRKAAAGAAAALRRF; encoded by the exons GCTCTCCGTGGCCAGTAGTGTATGTGAGCGAGTCGTGCCTGGGGTGCGAGCGCGTGCGCGCCGCGTGCGAGCGGCTGGGCCCGGTGCAGCAGGCGCCGGCGCCCGACGCGCTGTCGCAGCCGCCGCAGACGCTCTCCTACTTCATCACCAAACCCTTCGAGGGAGAACTCTTCGATGCAGCACATAGAGCCAAATACAG GGTCCTGGGCCCGACCGCGGTGCTGCAGCTCGCGGAGCGCGAGGAGCCGCCGCCGTCCAACGCGCGCCCTCTCTACTCGCTCGCCATGCGCGGCGCGGTCATATGCTTTTCCGGCTTCCGAAAAAAAGATGAACTC ACGTACCTGATAACGCTTATACACTATATGGGAGGGTCGATCCGCAAAGACATGTCGAGCAAAGTGACGCACCTGATCGCGGCGGCCGCCACGGGCGACAAGTACCGATACGCGTCGGGCTTCGGGCTGCCCGTGCTGGCGCGCTCCTGGGTCGACGAGTGTTGGCGCCGGCGCGACGACCCTGCCTGCCTCGCTACGCACGACACCGTCATa AAAGAGCACAAATTGAAAGTGTTCGCGGGCGCGCGCGTGTGCTTCGTGGGGTTCCCCGAGGACGAGACGCAGCACATGGGCGACGTGCTCGCCAGCAACGGCGGCGCCGCCTGCCCGCTCGACGACCCCGACTGCACGCACGTC GTAATGGCCAATGGGAAGACTTTCGGTCGTTCGCTTATCCTATCACCCCAACCCAGTACTCCTAACATTTCCTCGAAGCCCGCTCGTGCATCACCCAACTCTCAGAGTACTCCGAAGAGCTCAATTTACCGTAGACTTTCCGCGCGGCTATCGGGGCGGCGCGCCAGCGGTACGCCGACCAAGCCCGGCGCCGAGTCGTCCGACGAGGCCGAGCGCCGGCTGCAGCTcgcgcgcgcgccgctccgAGCTGGCCGCGACTGTCCGGACTCCGACACTGCCGCTTACTCGACCAGACTCGATCGAGTAGACCCCGCCGATAGTAACTCCGATACCTCGCCACATATGCAGAACAAAGAGAACAAGCATGCGTCGCAAACGATACAAGGCGCCGTCAGATTGAACGCCAAAGATAAGAGAGAGGTGTTTAGAAATAAGTCAATTAACAAGTTTAATCTAGTAGATTGCCTCACGGAGGCGGGGTCTCTACATTCTTCTCTTACAAAGAGTTTATGTGATTTAGATTGTAAAGAAGAACCCGCTTTTTTACTTCCTATTTCTACAGGAAGCAATGAGTTGCAGCATTCGACAACTACAATCAGTTCTGGAAAAAAGAGAAGTCGAAATTCCACAGATTCTAGCTTTCAAGTGAGCCCCGTCGACGCCAACCTTTCTCCGGATAAGTGTGAAGATAGCCATTGGAAATCTATTAAGAGGCTTAAAATAAAAGATTCATTTAAGTTTAAAAATCGACCAACAATTTTCAAACGTACAAAAAAAGATTCAGTATCCAAAACGACAGGCGACATTACTATAGAACCAGTAAGTCCGGACAGTGTAAAACCAACTGACCCTGCAGGCGAATTCGTTGCGTCCACTTCATCCCCCATCAGAGAGGACGATAACACGTCGATCTGCTCGATAAACACTAGTAAGCAATCCGGTTTCTTTGATATTTCGTTCGCATCAATACGCAGTTCCAAAACAGTTAAATCAGCCTCAAAGTTACGGAGGAGTGTCAAGTCATTCACTGCATCTTTTAGAAGTGAGAGAAAAAAGAAATATGAGAAAAGGCCTGAACGAAATACTGTAGAAGTAAGCGCTTGCGACCTCGTAAATTATGTATCGACACCAAATAAAGATATCGACGATATGAACTTAGATATATCTCCTGTCCAAGTTGACACAATAGATAGCACGGACATGACCAACCACGTAAAAAACGACATAGATGTCGACGAGTTAGACGAATCAGTGACATTTAAAACGCCACAGAGCGTAGGGCTGCGCGCACATAGGCACTCCATCTGTGGCGCACCCGAGCTGCGGCCCGCGAGCGTCTCCTCCCACGCGTCCTCCAGCTCCGGTCCCGCGCCCCTACCGGCTCCTGTGTCCGCTCTCGCTCCCTTCACTTGTCGACCCCTCCGCGACCAGCTGCCGCTCGCCTCGACGCCTCCCATCCGTGACGTCCGCGCCATATCGCAATGCCATGGAATATCGTTGCCG GTGGTCGATGAACACAACACAGCTGTCGCGCCGGAGTGTTGGCCGCGCGTGCACGTTGTCAAAGCCGAATGGTTCTGGGCTTCGGTACAGAATGAAGAAGCGCAGGATGAAAGGGATTACCTTTTCAAAGAT TACCTGGACGAAGTGTCTCGGAGGTCGTCGGTGGGTGGCGTGGCCGGCGCGAGCGGCGGCGCGGACGAGgtgggcggcgcggcgggcagcACGCCGGCGCACCTGCAGCGCCAGCGCAAGCGCAAGCTGCGCGGCGGGGATGCCGCGCTGCAGAAGCGACGCTCGTCGCTCAGCGACACGGTGCTCAGCCTGTCCGGCAACATGCTGCTCGACTACACGCCCTCACCCGACAGCAAACAGTTGCTAGAAG aatctgAAGTGCCTGACAATGTAGTTCGGAAACTAATGTCCCCTAGGCAGCAAGTGTTTATGGAACTTCTTCAAACAGAATCCAATTATGTTGGGATTTTGCATACAATTGTAACT ATGTTTAAGCAACCTTTGGAGGACATGGCTGAAGAGGACAATAGCAATGGCAAAATGGCATTGCTTAACAATACAGAACTAAAAATTATATTTGGAAATTTACCGCCTATATATGAACTCCACCA GGGAATGCTGGAGGAGCTGCGTTACACGCAGGCGCACTGGAGCGAGGAGGTGAGCATCGGCCGCCTCATGCTCAAGTACACGCCGGACATGGTCAAGGCGTACCCGCCCTTCGTCAACTTCTTCGAGAACACCAAGGAAATGCTGCAACAGTGCGACCGTGAGAACCCTAG ATTTCATGCATTCTTGAAAATTTGTCAGACCAAACCAGAGTGTGGCAGGCAAAGTTTACAAGAACTTTTAATAAGACCAGTTCAGCGATTACCCAGTATTAGGTTACTACTTGATG ATATCCTTAAGCACACGCACAAGAACAACCCGGACCACGGCGCGCTGGTGGCGGCGCTCGCGGGGCTGCGCGAGGTCATGTCGCACATCAACGAGGACAAGCGCAAGACGGAGGGCCAGCTGCAGATGTTCGACATCTACAACGACATTGACCAGTGTCCG GCGCATTTGGTATCATCGCATCGATCGTTCATAGCTCGCTGCGAAGTAGTCGAACTATCGAAAGAGCTTTCCGGTCGAGGTGATCATCTCGTactgttcctatttactgacactATGGAAGTTTGCAAGAAACGATCAAAA GCCTTCAATAGTAAGAGTCCGACGAACGGTACGAGTACAATGCGACTAGGCTCGAGCAAGCCGTACAGGCACATCTCCCTTATGCCGCTGAGCACCGTAAAGCGTGTCGTCGACATTCGAGAGGCAGAAG aTTGTCACAACGTGTTCGCGCTGATGTGCCGGAGCAACCAGGAGCTGAAGGAGAAGCTGTACTCGTTCATGATCACGGACGACGCGGTGGACAAGTCGCACTTCCTGCGCCAGCTGTGCCGGCAGATGGCCAACACTGTCTGCAAAGCTGACGCT GACAAGTTCCTGGCGACGCTGGAGTCTCACCAGCTCGACATCGACACCAGCGACCTGGCGCTCAGCACGCTTTCCAAAGTCACCAAATTCGCCGCCCGCACCAGGATAAAG GTGGGCCGCGCGTTGTCGTTCAACAAGACGCCGTCGAAGTTGAAGCGCGCCATGTCGTCCATGATCTCCCCGTTCGGCTCGCAGGCCAACCTCACGCCCGCCTCGCAGCTCGCGCAGATGCGCCTCGCGAGCTGCAATAACATCAAC GAGATGGGCACGAGCagcggcgccggcggcggcgggtcGGGCGGCGGCGAGGTGCTGGTGGCGCCGCTGTCGGTGCAGCCGACGCGCAAGGCCGcggccggcgcggcggccgcgctgcgccgcttCTGA
- the LOC134661377 gene encoding protein ECT2 isoform X2 yields MDELSKGMTQTGSAATTEEIEHNNGSPWPVVYVSESCLGCERVRAACERLGPVQQAPAPDALSQPPQTLSYFITKPFEGELFDAAHRAKYRVLGPTAVLQLAEREEPPPSNARPLYSLAMRGAVICFSGFRKKDELTYLITLIHYMGGSIRKDMSSKVTHLIAAAATGDKYRYASGFGLPVLARSWVDECWRRRDDPACLATHDTVIKEHKLKVFAGARVCFVGFPEDETQHMGDVLASNGGAACPLDDPDCTHVVMANGKTFGRSLILSPQPSTPNISSKPARASPNSQSTPKSSIYRRLSARLSGRRASGTPTKPGAESSDEAERRLQLARAPLRAGRDCPDSDTAAYSTRLDRVDPADSNSDTSPHMQNKENKHASQTIQGAVRLNAKDKREVFRNKSINKFNLVDCLTEAGSLHSSLTKSLCDLDCKEEPAFLLPISTGSNELQHSTTTISSGKKRSRNSTDSSFQVSPVDANLSPDKCEDSHWKSIKRLKIKDSFKFKNRPTIFKRTKKDSVSKTTGDITIEPVSPDSVKPTDPAGEFVASTSSPIREDDNTSICSINTSKQSGFFDISFASIRSSKTVKSASKLRRSVKSFTASFRSERKKKYEKRPERNTVEVSACDLVNYVSTPNKDIDDMNLDISPVQVDTIDSTDMTNHVKNDIDVDELDESVTFKTPQSVGLRAHRHSICGAPELRPASVSSHASSSSGPAPLPAPVSALAPFTCRPLRDQLPLASTPPIRDVRAISQCHGISLPVVDEHNTAVAPECWPRVHVVKAEWFWASVQNEEAQDERDYLFKDYLDEVSRRSSVGGVAGASGGADEVGGAAGSTPAHLQRQRKRKLRGGDAALQKRRSSLSDTVLSLSGNMLLDYTPSPDSKQLLEESEVPDNVVRKLMSPRQQVFMELLQTESNYVGILHTIVTMFKQPLEDMAEEDNSNGKMALLNNTELKIIFGNLPPIYELHQGMLEELRYTQAHWSEEVSIGRLMLKYTPDMVKAYPPFVNFFENTKEMLQQCDRENPRFHAFLKICQTKPECGRQSLQELLIRPVQRLPSIRLLLDDILKHTHKNNPDHGALVAALAGLREVMSHINEDKRKTEGQLQMFDIYNDIDQCPAHLVSSHRSFIARCEVVELSKELSGRGDHLVLFLFTDTMEVCKKRSKAFNSKSPTNGTSTMRLGSSKPYRHISLMPLSTVKRVVDIREAEDCHNVFALMCRSNQELKEKLYSFMITDDAVDKSHFLRQLCRQMANTVCKADADKFLATLESHQLDIDTSDLALSTLSKVTKFAARTRIKLETLAGLGGWLREPGGPGGLLDTWVGRALSFNKTPSKLKRAMSSMISPFGSQANLTPASQLAQMRLASCNNINEMGTSSGAGGGGSGGGEVLVAPLSVQPTRKAAAGAAAALRRF; encoded by the exons GCTCTCCGTGGCCAGTAGTGTATGTGAGCGAGTCGTGCCTGGGGTGCGAGCGCGTGCGCGCCGCGTGCGAGCGGCTGGGCCCGGTGCAGCAGGCGCCGGCGCCCGACGCGCTGTCGCAGCCGCCGCAGACGCTCTCCTACTTCATCACCAAACCCTTCGAGGGAGAACTCTTCGATGCAGCACATAGAGCCAAATACAG GGTCCTGGGCCCGACCGCGGTGCTGCAGCTCGCGGAGCGCGAGGAGCCGCCGCCGTCCAACGCGCGCCCTCTCTACTCGCTCGCCATGCGCGGCGCGGTCATATGCTTTTCCGGCTTCCGAAAAAAAGATGAACTC ACGTACCTGATAACGCTTATACACTATATGGGAGGGTCGATCCGCAAAGACATGTCGAGCAAAGTGACGCACCTGATCGCGGCGGCCGCCACGGGCGACAAGTACCGATACGCGTCGGGCTTCGGGCTGCCCGTGCTGGCGCGCTCCTGGGTCGACGAGTGTTGGCGCCGGCGCGACGACCCTGCCTGCCTCGCTACGCACGACACCGTCATa AAAGAGCACAAATTGAAAGTGTTCGCGGGCGCGCGCGTGTGCTTCGTGGGGTTCCCCGAGGACGAGACGCAGCACATGGGCGACGTGCTCGCCAGCAACGGCGGCGCCGCCTGCCCGCTCGACGACCCCGACTGCACGCACGTC GTAATGGCCAATGGGAAGACTTTCGGTCGTTCGCTTATCCTATCACCCCAACCCAGTACTCCTAACATTTCCTCGAAGCCCGCTCGTGCATCACCCAACTCTCAGAGTACTCCGAAGAGCTCAATTTACCGTAGACTTTCCGCGCGGCTATCGGGGCGGCGCGCCAGCGGTACGCCGACCAAGCCCGGCGCCGAGTCGTCCGACGAGGCCGAGCGCCGGCTGCAGCTcgcgcgcgcgccgctccgAGCTGGCCGCGACTGTCCGGACTCCGACACTGCCGCTTACTCGACCAGACTCGATCGAGTAGACCCCGCCGATAGTAACTCCGATACCTCGCCACATATGCAGAACAAAGAGAACAAGCATGCGTCGCAAACGATACAAGGCGCCGTCAGATTGAACGCCAAAGATAAGAGAGAGGTGTTTAGAAATAAGTCAATTAACAAGTTTAATCTAGTAGATTGCCTCACGGAGGCGGGGTCTCTACATTCTTCTCTTACAAAGAGTTTATGTGATTTAGATTGTAAAGAAGAACCCGCTTTTTTACTTCCTATTTCTACAGGAAGCAATGAGTTGCAGCATTCGACAACTACAATCAGTTCTGGAAAAAAGAGAAGTCGAAATTCCACAGATTCTAGCTTTCAAGTGAGCCCCGTCGACGCCAACCTTTCTCCGGATAAGTGTGAAGATAGCCATTGGAAATCTATTAAGAGGCTTAAAATAAAAGATTCATTTAAGTTTAAAAATCGACCAACAATTTTCAAACGTACAAAAAAAGATTCAGTATCCAAAACGACAGGCGACATTACTATAGAACCAGTAAGTCCGGACAGTGTAAAACCAACTGACCCTGCAGGCGAATTCGTTGCGTCCACTTCATCCCCCATCAGAGAGGACGATAACACGTCGATCTGCTCGATAAACACTAGTAAGCAATCCGGTTTCTTTGATATTTCGTTCGCATCAATACGCAGTTCCAAAACAGTTAAATCAGCCTCAAAGTTACGGAGGAGTGTCAAGTCATTCACTGCATCTTTTAGAAGTGAGAGAAAAAAGAAATATGAGAAAAGGCCTGAACGAAATACTGTAGAAGTAAGCGCTTGCGACCTCGTAAATTATGTATCGACACCAAATAAAGATATCGACGATATGAACTTAGATATATCTCCTGTCCAAGTTGACACAATAGATAGCACGGACATGACCAACCACGTAAAAAACGACATAGATGTCGACGAGTTAGACGAATCAGTGACATTTAAAACGCCACAGAGCGTAGGGCTGCGCGCACATAGGCACTCCATCTGTGGCGCACCCGAGCTGCGGCCCGCGAGCGTCTCCTCCCACGCGTCCTCCAGCTCCGGTCCCGCGCCCCTACCGGCTCCTGTGTCCGCTCTCGCTCCCTTCACTTGTCGACCCCTCCGCGACCAGCTGCCGCTCGCCTCGACGCCTCCCATCCGTGACGTCCGCGCCATATCGCAATGCCATGGAATATCGTTGCCG GTGGTCGATGAACACAACACAGCTGTCGCGCCGGAGTGTTGGCCGCGCGTGCACGTTGTCAAAGCCGAATGGTTCTGGGCTTCGGTACAGAATGAAGAAGCGCAGGATGAAAGGGATTACCTTTTCAAAGAT TACCTGGACGAAGTGTCTCGGAGGTCGTCGGTGGGTGGCGTGGCCGGCGCGAGCGGCGGCGCGGACGAGgtgggcggcgcggcgggcagcACGCCGGCGCACCTGCAGCGCCAGCGCAAGCGCAAGCTGCGCGGCGGGGATGCCGCGCTGCAGAAGCGACGCTCGTCGCTCAGCGACACGGTGCTCAGCCTGTCCGGCAACATGCTGCTCGACTACACGCCCTCACCCGACAGCAAACAGTTGCTAGAAG aatctgAAGTGCCTGACAATGTAGTTCGGAAACTAATGTCCCCTAGGCAGCAAGTGTTTATGGAACTTCTTCAAACAGAATCCAATTATGTTGGGATTTTGCATACAATTGTAACT ATGTTTAAGCAACCTTTGGAGGACATGGCTGAAGAGGACAATAGCAATGGCAAAATGGCATTGCTTAACAATACAGAACTAAAAATTATATTTGGAAATTTACCGCCTATATATGAACTCCACCA GGGAATGCTGGAGGAGCTGCGTTACACGCAGGCGCACTGGAGCGAGGAGGTGAGCATCGGCCGCCTCATGCTCAAGTACACGCCGGACATGGTCAAGGCGTACCCGCCCTTCGTCAACTTCTTCGAGAACACCAAGGAAATGCTGCAACAGTGCGACCGTGAGAACCCTAG ATTTCATGCATTCTTGAAAATTTGTCAGACCAAACCAGAGTGTGGCAGGCAAAGTTTACAAGAACTTTTAATAAGACCAGTTCAGCGATTACCCAGTATTAGGTTACTACTTGATG ATATCCTTAAGCACACGCACAAGAACAACCCGGACCACGGCGCGCTGGTGGCGGCGCTCGCGGGGCTGCGCGAGGTCATGTCGCACATCAACGAGGACAAGCGCAAGACGGAGGGCCAGCTGCAGATGTTCGACATCTACAACGACATTGACCAGTGTCCG GCGCATTTGGTATCATCGCATCGATCGTTCATAGCTCGCTGCGAAGTAGTCGAACTATCGAAAGAGCTTTCCGGTCGAGGTGATCATCTCGTactgttcctatttactgacactATGGAAGTTTGCAAGAAACGATCAAAA GCCTTCAATAGTAAGAGTCCGACGAACGGTACGAGTACAATGCGACTAGGCTCGAGCAAGCCGTACAGGCACATCTCCCTTATGCCGCTGAGCACCGTAAAGCGTGTCGTCGACATTCGAGAGGCAGAAG aTTGTCACAACGTGTTCGCGCTGATGTGCCGGAGCAACCAGGAGCTGAAGGAGAAGCTGTACTCGTTCATGATCACGGACGACGCGGTGGACAAGTCGCACTTCCTGCGCCAGCTGTGCCGGCAGATGGCCAACACTGTCTGCAAAGCTGACGCT GACAAGTTCCTGGCGACGCTGGAGTCTCACCAGCTCGACATCGACACCAGCGACCTGGCGCTCAGCACGCTTTCCAAAGTCACCAAATTCGCCGCCCGCACCAGGATAAAG CTGGAGACGCTGGCCGGGCTGGGCGGCTGGCTGCGCGAGCCGGGCGGGCCGGGCGGGCTGCTAGACACATGG GTGGGCCGCGCGTTGTCGTTCAACAAGACGCCGTCGAAGTTGAAGCGCGCCATGTCGTCCATGATCTCCCCGTTCGGCTCGCAGGCCAACCTCACGCCCGCCTCGCAGCTCGCGCAGATGCGCCTCGCGAGCTGCAATAACATCAAC GAGATGGGCACGAGCagcggcgccggcggcggcgggtcGGGCGGCGGCGAGGTGCTGGTGGCGCCGCTGTCGGTGCAGCCGACGCGCAAGGCCGcggccggcgcggcggccgcgctgcgccgcttCTGA